In Castor canadensis chromosome 11, mCasCan1.hap1v2, whole genome shotgun sequence, a single genomic region encodes these proteins:
- the Abca6 gene encoding ATP-binding cassette sub-family A member 6 isoform X3 — protein sequence MRIKQISVYQQTQALLRKNFLKKWRMKRESLLEWGIPVLVGVYLSLFSYFGENIHFHEKPPQDLGRVDKFNMSSTMIVYTPVSNITQQIMNKTAAAPFMKGTKIIGVPNTTYMDKILLENLPYAVGIIFKDSFSYKLRFFLGYAAPFLEEEFSAHCWETYDDFSCILSRYWNRGFVTLQTLINSAIIEITTNHSVMEELMSVTAINMKTLPFISKDFLQNEIFILVCLLYFSPIMYFVSLDITKERKKSKDLMKMMGLQDSAFWLSWCLIYAGFIFIISIFIATVITSSEIIVMTGFLVIFTLFFLFGFSLIALAFLMSVLLQKAVLTNLLVFLLTLFWGCMGFTAFYRQLPSSLEWILSICSPFAFTSGMTQIIRLDYNLNGVIFPDPSGDSYIMIATFSILSFDGLLYLLLALYFDKILPCKWE from the exons gAATGGGGCATCCCAGTACTGGTAGGAGTATATTTgagtttgttttcatattttggagaaaatattcattttcatgaaAAGCCTCCTCAGGATCTGGGACGGGTAGATAAATTTAATATGTCTTCTACAATGATTGTATACACACCAGTCTCTAATATAACCcaacaaataatgaataaaacagCAGCTGCTCCCTTTATGAAAG GAACAAAAATCATTGGGGTACCAAATACAACATACATGGATAAGATACTTCTGGAGAATTTGCCATATGCTGTGGGAATCATCTTTAAAGACAGTTTCTCTTACAAGTTAAGATTTTTTCTAGGCTATGCAGCTCCATTTTTGGAAGAAGAGTTTTCAG CTCATTGCTGGGAAACATATGATGACTTTTCGTGCATATTGTCCAGATACTGGAATAGAGGATTTGTGACTTTACAAACGCTCATTAACTCTGCTATTATAGAA ATCACAACAAATCATTCTGTGATGGAGGAGCTGATGTCAGTTACTGCTATAAATATGAAGACATTGCCTTTTATTTCTAaagactttctccaaaatgaaatatttattttagtctGCTTGCTTTATTTCTCCCCAATTATGTATTTTGTATCACTTGatattacaaaagaaagaaagaagtccaaggATTTGATGAAAATGATGGGTCTGCAAGATTCAGCATTCTG GCTCTCCTGGTGCTTAATCTATGCTGGTTTCATCTTCATTATTTCCATATTCATTGCGACTGTCATAACATCCAGTGAAATCATAGTCATGACCGGCTTCCTCGTCATATTTACACTCTTTTTCTTATTTGGCTTCTCTTTG ATAGCTTTAGCATTCCTGATGAGTGTTTTGCTACAGAAGGCCGTCCTCACCAATTTGCTTGTGTTTCTCCTTACCCTTTTTTGGGGGTGTATGGGATTCACTGCATTTTACAGACAACTTCCTTCATCTCTGGAGTGGATTTTGAGTATTTGTAGCCCCTTTGCCTTTACTTCTGGAATGACTCAG ATTATTCGCCTGGATTATAACTTGAATGGTGTGATTTTTCCTGATCCTTCAGGAGACTCATATATAATGATAGCAacattttccattttgtcttttgatggtcTTCTCTACTTGTTATTAGCATTATATTTTGACAAAATCTTACCCTGTAA ATGGGAATGA